The following proteins come from a genomic window of Ochotona princeps isolate mOchPri1 chromosome 14, mOchPri1.hap1, whole genome shotgun sequence:
- the RXRA gene encoding retinoic acid receptor RXR-alpha produces the protein MDTKHFLPLDFSSPVTSSPLNSPTGRGSMAAPSLHPSLGPGLGSALGSAGQLHSPINGMGPPFSVISPPVGPHSMSVPTTPTLGFGTGSPQLNSPMNPVSSSEDIKPPLGLNGVLKVPTHPSGNMASFTKHICAICGDRSSGKHYGVYSCEGCKGFFKRTVRKDLTYTCRDNKDCLIDKRQRNRCQYCRYQKCLAMGMKREAVQEERQRGKDRNESEVESTSSANEDMPVEKILEAELAVEPKTETYVEANMGLNPSSPNDPVTNICQAADKQLFTLVEWAKRVPHFSELPLDDQVILLRAGWNELLIASFSHRSIAVKDGILLATGLHVHRNSAHSAGVGAIFDRVLTELVSKMRDMQMDKTELGCLRAIVLFNPDSKGLSNPAEVEALREKVYASLEAYCKHKYPEQPGRFAKLLLRLPALRSIGLKCLEHLFFFKLIGDTPIDTFLMEMLEAPHQMT, from the exons ACTTCTCCAGCCCGGTGACCTCCTCGCCCCTCAACTCCCCGACGGGCCGGGGCTCCATGGCCGcgccctccctgcacccctccctGGGGCCGGGCCTGGGCTCGGCGCTCGGCTCTGCTGGGCAGCTACACTCACCCATCAACGGCATGGGCCCGCCCTTCTCGGTCATCAGTCCTCCCGTGGGCCCCCACTCCATGTCCGTGCCCACCACGCCCACCCTGGGCTTTGGCACTGGTAGCCCCCAG CTCAACTCGCCCATGAACCCTGTCAGCAGCAGTGAGGACATCAAGCCCCCACTAGGCCTCAATGGCGTCCTCAAAGTCCCCACCCACCCCTCGGGAAACATGGCGTCTTTTACGAAGCACATCTGTGCCATCTGCGGAGACCGCTCCTCAG GCAAGCACTATGGCGTGTACAGCTGCGAAGGCTGCAAAGGCTTCTTCAAGCGGACAGTGCGCAAGGACCTGACCTACACGTGCCGCGACAACAAGGACTGCCTGATTGACAAGCGGCAGCGGAACCGGTGCCAGTACTGCCGCTACCAGAAGTGCCTGGCCATGGGCATGAAGCGGGAAG CCGTGCAGGAGGAGCGGCAGCGAGGCAAGGACCGGAATGAGAGTGAGGTGGAGTCCACCAGCAGCGCCAACGAGGACATGCCCGTGGAGAAGATCCTGGAGGCCGAGCTGGCCGTGGAGCCCAAGACCGAGACGTACGTGGAGGCGAACATGGGGCTGAACCCCAGCTCG cccaaCGATCCGGTCACCAACATCTGCCAGGCAGCCGATAAGCAGCTCTTCACGCTCGTGGAGTGGGCCAAGCGGGTCCCACACTTCTCCGAGCTGCCCCTCGATGACCAGGTCATCCTACTGCGGGCAG GTTGGAATGAGCTGCTCATCGCCTCCTTCTCGCACCGGTCCATCGCTGTGAAGGACGGGATCCTGCTGGCCACGGGGCTGCACGTGCACCGTAACAGCGCCCACAGCGCAGGGGTGGGCGCCATCTTCGACAG GGTGCTGACGGAGCTGGTGTCTAAGATGAGGGACATGCAGATGGACAAGACAGAGCTGGGCTGCCTGCGCGCCATCGTCCTCTTCAATCCCG ACTCCAAGGGCCTGTCCAACCCGGCGGAGGTGGAGGCACTGAGGGAGAAGGTGTATGCGTCACTGGAGGCTTACTGCAAACACAAGTACCCGGAGCAGCCCGGCAG GTTTGCCAAGCTGCTCCTGCGCCTGCCGGCCCTGCGCTCCATCGGGCTCAAGTGCCTGGAGCACCTCTTCTTCTTCAAGCTGATTGGGGACACACCCATCGACACCTTCCTCATGGAGATGCTGGAGGCGCCGCACCAGATGACCTAG